From Bradyrhizobium sp. sBnM-33:
CGCGCCGCGATGGGCGAGGACTTCAACCAGTTGTCGGGCGAGGACGCCACCATCCTCGGCTACATGGCGCATGGCGGCCATGGCTGCATCTCGGTCACATCAAACGTCGCGCCGCGGCTGTGCTCGGAATTCCACGCGGCATGGCAGAAGGGCGATCACGCCACCGCGCTCAAACTGCACGACAAGTTGATGCCGCTGCACAACAACCTCTTTATCGAAAGCAATCCGGCGCCGATAAAATACGCGCTCTCGCTGCTCGGCAAGATCGACGAGAAGCTGCGGCTGCCGATGGTGCCGGTTACCGAGCCAACGCGCCTCGCCGTGCGCAGCGCCATGGTCCATGCCGGCCTGATCAACTAGGTCGGTTCCGCTTCGCCTGAAGAACGAAGAGGGGAATCCAACGTGCTGAAGGAATTCCGCGAATTCGCGATGAAGGGTAACGTCGTCGACCTCGCCGTCGGCGTCATCATCGGTGCGGCCTTCGGCGCCATCGTGACCTCGCTGGTTGGCGATGTTATCATGCCAGTGATCGGCGCGATCACCGGTGGTCTCGATTTCTCCAATTACTTCACGCCATTATCGAGCGCGGTAACCGCCAACAATCTGGCGGATGCCAAAAAGCAAGGCGCGGTGCTGGCTTGGGGCAATTTCCTGACTCTGACGCTGAACTTCCTCATCATCGCTTTCGTGCTGTTCGTGGTCATTCGCGCCATGAACAAGCTGAAGCGCAAGAACGAGACAGCACCCGCGCCGCCGAAGCCGACCCGCCAGGAAGAACTGCTGACCGAGATCCGCGATCTCCTCAAGAAGAGCTAACGTGGCAGACAAGAACGAGCGCCCGATCAAGGTTGTCGCCGAAAACCGCAAGGCCCGATTCAATTACGCGATCGAGGACACGGTTGAGGCCGGTATTGCGCTGACCGGCACCGAAGTGAAGTCGATCCGCAATGGCAAGACCACCATTGCGGAGTCCTATGCGGATTCCAAGGACGGCGAGATCTGGCTGATCAACGCCAACATTCCGGAATATCTGCAGGCCAACCGCTTCAACCACGAGCCAAAACGGCCGCGCAAATTGCTGCTGCACCGAAAGCAGATCAACAAGCTGATGGGCGCGGTCGATCGCGAAGGCATGACGCTGATTCCGCTAAAACTCTATTTCAACGAGCGCGGTCGCGCCAAGTTGTTGCTGGCGATCGCCAAGGGCAAGAAGCTGCACGACAAGCGCGAGAGCGAAAAGAAGCGCGACTGGGGTCGGGAAAAAGGCCGCCTGATGCGGGCGAGAGGATAGAGGGCGAATACTTCGTAGGATGGGTAGAGCGCAGCGAAACCCATCACAACTGTCGTTGATTGGAGTTCTGGGTTGATGGGTATCACTTCGCTCCACCCATCCTACGACGGAAGTAGAGTCTGAAATGAACCAGAAAAACCTGCTCGAAGTCGACTGGAGCAAGATCCCCCCGCCGGTCGACGACGGCGCGGCGGCGCATCTCGTCGGCATGGCGCTTCCGCCAGTCACGCTGCTGGTCACCGACGACAGTTCGGTGATGCTATCGGCGCTTCCCGGCCGCACCGTGGTGTTCGCCTATCCCCGCACCGGCTCGCCGGGCAAGATCAGCCTGGTCGACGACTGGGACATGATCCCCGGCGCGCGCGGCTGCACGCCGCAAACCTGCTCGTTCCGCGATCTGTTTGCGGAGTTGAAAGCGGCCGGCACCAGGCAGGTGTTCGGCCTATCGACCCAGGACAACGTCTACCAGACCGAGATGGCGTCACGGCTGCATTTGCCGTTTCCGGTTCTGTCGGATGAAAAGCTTAAGCTCACCCGCGCCCTGAACTTGCCGACGATGGAGGTAGCGGGACTGACGTTGATCAAGCGGCTGGCGCTGATCGTCGACGACGGGCGCATTGCCCACGTGTTCTATCCGGTTTTCCCGCCCGACCGGAAAGCCGCCGACGTACTGGCATGGCTGAAGGAAAATCCTGGTTAAATTGTAGGGCGGGCAAAGCCAACGGGTCGCGCAGTGCGCGCCCGATGACAGGCTCCGCGTGCCCACCATCCAGATCACCGACGCCAAGGGTGGGCACGCTGCGCTTTGCCCACCCTACATTTCTGTTTGACCTCATCCTGAGGAGCCGCGCAGC
This genomic window contains:
- a CDS encoding peroxiredoxin, with protein sequence MNQKNLLEVDWSKIPPPVDDGAAAHLVGMALPPVTLLVTDDSSVMLSALPGRTVVFAYPRTGSPGKISLVDDWDMIPGARGCTPQTCSFRDLFAELKAAGTRQVFGLSTQDNVYQTEMASRLHLPFPVLSDEKLKLTRALNLPTMEVAGLTLIKRLALIVDDGRIAHVFYPVFPPDRKAADVLAWLKENPG
- the smpB gene encoding SsrA-binding protein SmpB gives rise to the protein MADKNERPIKVVAENRKARFNYAIEDTVEAGIALTGTEVKSIRNGKTTIAESYADSKDGEIWLINANIPEYLQANRFNHEPKRPRKLLLHRKQINKLMGAVDREGMTLIPLKLYFNERGRAKLLLAIAKGKKLHDKRESEKKRDWGREKGRLMRARG
- the mscL gene encoding large conductance mechanosensitive channel protein MscL — its product is MLKEFREFAMKGNVVDLAVGVIIGAAFGAIVTSLVGDVIMPVIGAITGGLDFSNYFTPLSSAVTANNLADAKKQGAVLAWGNFLTLTLNFLIIAFVLFVVIRAMNKLKRKNETAPAPPKPTRQEELLTEIRDLLKKS